The genomic window CCACCTCCTGGAGGGAGAACTCCACGATGGAGGGGATGCCCTTGTATGCCTCGACCACGGTGGCCGTCTTCTCCTTGATCGCCTTCGCTTCCTCATCGGGGAGGTAGTGCACCGAGGGTTCGAGGGTGCGGTCCGCCCCCTTCTGGGGGGGAGTCCCCTTCACCAGGACGTAGTCCTTGAGCTCGAGCTCAGGGCTGTGGTAGAAGGCGAGGATGTCTTCTCCTATCTTTTTGTAATCGAGCGGTTTGAGGCCGCTCTCCTTGATGGCCTTCCCCACTTCCTTGAGGTTGAGGGGTTTCCCCCTCCCCGCACCCTTCCGTATGGTGAGGGTGGCGAGAAGCTTGTCCTCCGATATGTGTATGGAGAAGGATGCATCCCGGTCTTTCGAGATGGGGACCCGTTCCAGCGGCGACCTGCGAACGATCGCGAGGCGGATGAGTTCCTGTATCTCCTCCGGGGAGAGGAGGCGCTCCTCGGGATACCCCAGGGTCACGACCTTCTGGATGATGAGCGATACATCGGGAAACTGTGCGTCCTCCGTACCGGGGTACAGGGAGAGGAAACAGGAGGCCTTGTCCGGAGAGAGTTCCACCTCCCACCTGTGGGGTCGGAAGGGGATGATGTCCGCCCAGTTCCTCCCCACCCGGAGTATCCCCGTGGTGAGGGCGACCAGCTCGTTTCTCTCCTTCCGGATACCTTCACCGGGATAGAACGAGGGATCGGCGAGTACTGTGGGCGGGATCTCCTCTCCGAAGATGTCCTGTCCCGGGAGGCCGGGGACGGCGGGAGAGACGACCCCCAGTTTCTTCCCTTCTTCCACGTAGAAGGAGGAGCGCACGGTGGGGTCCACATAGACCTTTTCCCTCCTCGTCTTCTTGTGCGTGACGGTGATCTTCTCCTTTTTGGGAGGCAGGAAGGGGAGTGCCGCCTTTTTCAGGACTTCCTTTTCTTCTTTTACCGTCTCCTGCAGTTCCCTGTAGATCTCCGGAGGGGGGGCCTTGGCGAGGACCTTTTCGATGTCTTTCTCCATCTCGGGGGGGATGGAGAGGTCTTTCGCCCAGGTGACGGTCTCGGGTACGGGTTTTTCCGGAGGGATGCCTTCAAGCAGGGTGAGTGTGACGATGTGATCGTTGCTCTGGGCGATTCTCCTGAGGGCTTCCCGGAGGCGTTGTTCTGGTACCTTTCCCTCGAGTCCGTGTTGTTCGAGGACTTCTTTGAGGGTTGCGACGTTCCAGAGGGGATCCCCGTCTTCCCCCTTGGTGAAGACGAGGGAGACCCTCAGTCTCTGTTCGTCTATCGTGATCTGCGCCTTGCCTGTGACGGTCAGTTTCTGTGTGGTCATACGCAGGTCTATTTCCCTCGGGTTTCGGGGAGGAATCCGTTCTGTATCGCCTTTACGAGTTGGGCTTTGAGGAATTGGTTCTCCTTCCTCAGCCTGTTGATCTCCATCTGCTGCATCTTCACGGTCTCCACCAGGTCTCCCATGGTGAGGGTCCCGGTGTGGAGGAGTTCTTCCACGTATTCCATCTTGTTCTCGAAGTCGATCTGGGCTTCCACGTCGGCTTCCTGGAAGGATTCGTCTATCTCCTCGATGTCGAGGAGCGATGTCTCCTCTTCACCTATCTGGAGGAGTTTGTCGGCGATGCGATAGACGGCCTGGGAGAGGACCGAATCCGGTTTGTAGACGAGTATGGGGAGCTTCGAGGAGAGGGCGATGTCCTGGAGGTCATCTCTGTAGATGATGCCGAGGTGTTCGATGTCGATGCCCAGGTATTGCTGGCAGGATCGTCTGAGGCGTTGGGCCCTCACGGTGTCCTGGGGTTGCTCGAGCATGTTGAGGATGAGCCGTGGGTGGAATGAGGAGAGGGACCGGGTGAATTGTTCGTAGCTCTCCGGATCCACTTCCTTGATGAGTTCGGCGAGCTTCGGGAGATAGAGCTCCTGGAAGGCCTTTCCCTCTTTCTCGAGCCTCTTGAGATACTGGTAGCCTTCGCTTCCTCTCTTGCAGGAGAGATAGAGGAGTCTGAAGATCACGTTTTTGAGGAAAAGATAGGCGTTCACCGTGGCGGTCGGGGTGGGGGTGGTCACGATGATGCCGTTGTTGGACATCAGGAAGAAGTCCAGGGTGTTGATGTGTGTTCCGGCCCCCAGATCGATGATGAGGTAGTCCGCGTGAAGCTTCCTGAGGTGTGAGAGGAGCTTCTTCTTCTGTCCGGCGGTGAGGTTCGCGACACCAGGGATCTCGGCGTCCCCGGGAACGAATCTCAGCCGTTCGTACTGGGTGGGACCTACGATGTCCTGGAAGGAGAGGCCCGGCGTGGTGAGGAAGCTACCGATGCCGCGGGGAGCGGGGATGCCCAGCATGAGGTGCAGGTTCGATCCTCCCAGATCGAGGTCCACCAGGACCACCTCTTTGCCCGCCTGGGCGAGGGCGATGGCGAGGTTCGTCGCGATGAGAGATTTTCCCACACCTCCTTTACCACTGGCTATGGGGAAGATGTGCATGGCTCATCCTTTTCCTGTAGGGGGGTGGTCCCATGAGACGGAGGGACGGAAGACCGATCGAGGAGAAGCCCCAGAAAGATGAGAGCGTCTATGCCAGTGGTGGCGATGATGAAGAGCGGTGGGATCACGGGTGTGGAGAGGAGCGTGGAGAGGAAGAGGGCGAGCCCCATGAGGACCTGCAGGAGTTTCCCTGAGAGGTGGAGTCGTCTCGCGCCCTGTGCGGGGCGTTCGAAGAGGGAGGCGAAGGCCTGGAGGGCGAGGAGGAGGGCCGGCCCGCTGAGCCAGAGGAGGATCAACGCCCTCCCCGCTTCGATCCGCATCGGGGCTTGGAGGATCAGGAAGAGAAAGGCGAAACGGATCATTTCCCACAACGCGGCAAAGAGAAAGAAAATTTTTCGCATCATCACCTTCTAGTCTAAAAGGGGGTGGTATGTGGGTCAAGTGAGGATTCCTCGAGTTGACAAAACGGGAGGTATCTCTGAGAATAGACTTCACACAGGCGCTCAAGGTGGTGATGATGAAAAAAGGGGATGTCCGACTGCGGGGGATATGGTGGGGAGGGTTCCTCCTCCTCTTCGGGTTCCTAATGTCCCTTGTATGGGCGGACGGGCTCTTCGCTCTCGACCGTTCGACGGATCAACTCCTCTCTCTCTTCGAGAGTGTCTTTTCCTATGTACAGGACCACTATGTCGAAGAGCCTGATCCGGAGGTCCTTCTGGAAGGGGCCCTGGAAGGGCTCTTCGAGAGCCTGGATGATCCATACTCCGAGTATCTTTCGGAGGAAGAGCTCCGCGATCTTTCCGACACCACCCGAGGGGAGTTCGGAGGGATCGGTCTCTATATCGCCAAGGAGACCGCGAACGGGGGGGATGCGGGTTATGTGGATGTGGTCGCCCCCATCGAAGGCACTCCGGCCTACCGCGCGGGCATCCTGGCTGGGGACAAGATCATAGGGATAGAAGGGGAGTCCACGATGGACCTCTCCATCGACGAGGTCCTCTCCCGCCTGAGGGGTGAGCCCGGCACGCAGGTGACCATCACCATCAAGAGGGGGGGCGACTATGTGTTCGATGTGACCCTCACCCGTGCGATCATCGAGGTGCCCACGGTGCGCTACGAGTTCCTTCCCGAGCACAAGGTGGGTATCCTCAGGATCATCCAGTTCACTCCACACACCCCGGAGAAGGTTGAGGAGGCCATCTCCGCGTTCAAGGCACGGGGGTATCGGGGGCTCCTCATCGATGTCCGTTCCAATCCCGGAGGGCTCCTCGATTCGGTTCTCGAGATCACCGACTTCTTCTTCAGAGAAGGGATCATGCTCAGGGAGGAGGGACGGACTTCCGAGGCTACACGCACCTATTATGCCACCGGAGATCTCCTGGTGGACGAGGATATCCCTGTGGTGGTCCTGGTGAACAGGGGGACGGCCTCGGCGGCCGAAATCCTCTCCGGCGTGCTCAAGGACAGGGGGAGGGGAACGCTGGTCGGAGAGACGACCTACGGAAAAGGGTCGGTCCAGCAGGTGCAGTTGCTTCCCAGAGGAGGTTTCCGTCTCACGGTTGCCCGCTACTATACGCCCAGCGGGGTGGTGATCGACAGGCATGGGATCGAGCCGGATGTGAAGGTGGAGGAGGAGACCTTCACCGAGGAACAGACGGCCCTCTACGGAGAACTCCTCTCCTCAGGGAGGATCACGGAGTTCGTGGTCTCTCATGACGTGGCCCCCTCCGAGGAGGCGATCGGGAGTTTCATCTCCCGGCTGGTGGCGGAACGGCCCGAATACGATCCCGACATCCTGAGACGTCTCATCCATGCCGAGGTGGTGAGGCGGTCGACGCATCCTCCGCTCTATGATCCGGACTACGACAGGGTGATGGAGGAAGGTATGCGCATCCTTCTCGGACTGATGGGAGGCGAGACCTGAATGGAACGGATCTCAGTGCGTACCGGAGAGAGGGTTCAGGTGGTGCTCATCACGCGGGAGGTCCAGGAGATCGTCGCCCGATCGGGTGTCGAGGAGGGGATCTGTGTGGTCTATTCACCTCACACCACGGCGGGGATAACGATAAACGAGGCGGCGGATCCTTCTGTGATACGGGACTTCCTCATGGAGACGGGCAAGATCGTGCCTTTCCAGGACGGTTATGCTCACGCCGAGGGGAACTCCGCGGCTCATATCAAAACGTCGCTCGTCGGTCCTTCAGTGACGATCCCTGTGGAAGGGGGAACCCTCGCCCTGGGTACCTGGCAGGGAATCTATTTCTGTGAGTTCGACGGGCCGCGCACCCGGAAGGTGTTCGTCCAGATCATCGGTCGCTGATGTTCTGGGGGAATTGGGGGGATCATGACAGCTGCGACGAATATACCTTGGAAGAAGAGGATCCGTATCCTGGGGATCCCCGTGGATCGCGTGGAGGATGCGGATCTCGAGCGGGTGTTCCATCACTTCCTCCTCGATGGGAGACTCCACCATATCGTGTTCGCACGGCGTTCGGATTGCATGCGTGCCCGCCGTTCGAAACGGAAGCGGCGGATACTCGAGGAGGCATCTCTGGTCCTGCCTCTTGACCGTTCGCTCGTGTGGGCGGCTCGACGGCTCCATCAGGAGGCCCCTGTGAGGTACCTTCCTTTTTCCTTCATCGTTCGGCTTCTCCGTTTCCTGGAGGAGAAGGGAGAACGGGTGTACCTCCTCGGAGAGAGCCCTCAGGATATCCTCACCATCGAGCGGAATATCCGGGAGACGTTCCCCGGTCTTCGTGTGGTGGGACGCTACCACGGCAACTTCCCAAAGGAGGTGGAGGAGACGATCCTCACCGCGGTGAAGAAGGCCACGCCGGCCCTCATCCTGATAGGGAGCGGTATTCGCGGCGGGGATGAGTGGGTGTCGCAGCACAGGGCGGAACTTCCCCCTGCCATGGTGATCGTACATCCCGAGACGATGCAGGTCTTCGCGGGACGGAGGAAGAGGGTGGCTCCCGAGGAGTTCTACGGGCGCATTCCCCCGCTGAAGGGGTTCATCCTCAATCCCCTCCGGATCCTGAAGGTGTTCTATTATCTCTGGTTCGCTCTTCTGGTGATGGTGTACAAGGTGTTCGGTTTAAACAAGTCACGAGATGATTAAAGTAGCGCTTATAGATATGAAGGGAGGGAGCGAGGACTTTTTCAGGCTCCTCCTTCCGGAAGATGTCTCCATGGTTCTGGTGGATGAGGCCGCAGTGAAGGTCCGGCTCGGTGATGAGAGACCGGATGCGGTGATCCTTGTCCACGGTGCGGGGGATGAGTGGCAGGGGGTCGCGAGAACACTGGGGGATGTCTTTCCCCACATCCCCCTCATCCTCTGCTCTCCCGATCCGTCGCCCCATACGGTGGTGAGAGGGATGGATCTCGGTGCCGTGGACTATCTCCCCTTCCCTCCTGAAAGGGATGCCCTCCATCGAGCACTCCAGCGGGCACTTCGGTGCAAAGGCTACTCCTCTCCGGCTGTGGAGGACAGGTCTCCGCTCGAGCGCCTAGTGGGCAAGAGCGAGTCGATCGTGAAGATCCGGGAATATATCTCGGTGGTGGCCCGGGTGAAGGAGACCGTGCTCATCCAGGGGCCCACGGGGACGGGCAAGGAACTCGTGGCCCGGATCCTCCACGATCTCTCTCCCAGGAGGGAGATGCCCTTTGTGGCGGTCAATTGCGGAGCACTTCCCCCCTCTCTCATCGAAGCAGAACTCTTCGGTACCGAGGAGGGGGCCTACACCGATGCGCGGAGACGTCCGGGGCTTTTTGAGCAGGCTGACGGCGGGACGCTCTTCCTGGACGAGGTGGGAGAGCTTCCGGCGGACCTGCAGGTGAAGTTCCTCCGTGTCCTGGAGGAGGGGAGCGTGGTGAGGGTGGGGGGGCATCGCTCGATCCGGGTGGATGTGCGTGTGGTGTGCGCCACCCACAGGGATCTGGCGGGGGAGGTGAAGCGGGGGCGGTTCCGGGCCGACCTCTTCTATCGGATCAATGTGCTGAAGATTTCGATCCCCCCCCTCACCGATCGCAAGGAGGATATCCCGCTTCTCGCCTCGTATTTCACCAGGATGCTCGCGGACCAGTACGGATGCCCGGCCCGGATCTCGTCCGGGGCCATGGACCGCCTTCTCTCGTACGACTGGCCGGGTAACGTGAGGGAACTGAAAAACGTGCTCACCCGCGCCGTGCTCGAGGCGAGGTTCAGGGGTCTCGAGATGATCACCCCCGATCTGGTGAGATTCGAGTAGTCATCTGATCACCCTCACCGCTTTCGCGAGGAGCACCGGTACAGGGGTCCCGTCCGGGGAGGATTCCACGTCGATGAGCCTGCATAGGACGATGATCCTCCTCCTCTCGATGAGGCTCTCGGGGAGGATGGGATCCCTCCTCGAGAGGGGTATCCTCGATCGGAACTCTGCGCCCTTGAGGATCACGTCCGCACGGTAGAGGGCAACCTCCTCCTCCGAGAGCCATGCGCCCGAGACGAGCTCCAACCGGGCGGTGAAGGACTCTCCCTCCCCGGGATCCAGGACCTCCACGGACCCTATGATGCCATCGAGGACGAGGTAGTACCCCGATACCTCCTCTTTCCCCTCTGGAAGCGTCCCGATGAGGTCTTCGAGGGTGAGGTCGAAGCGCACACCGTCCACAGGGTCATATGCCCACAGGAGGGTTCCGAGGGTCATGTACAGGAGGAACAGTCGCTTCATGTCGTTCACCCGCTCCCTATCTCATGATAGGATAGTGGCGTGAGGAGGTCAAGCGTGCGGAAGGATCGGAAAGAGCTCGGAGGAAAGAGGGCCCTGGTGGTCGGAGGATCCGGAGGGATCGGACGGGGGGTGAGCCTCATGCTCGCAGAGGAGGGGGCCTCCCTCGTCGTCCACGGAGGACACGACGAGGCGCGGCTCGAGGAGACGCGTGCGTTGTGCGCGCGCACTGCCGAAGAAGTGGACGGATTCCTGTGTCCCTTTGACCAGGGGGACGTATTCCTCAAGGAGGTGGCATCCCGCCTCCCGTTCGACATCGTGGTGTGGTGTGCCGGGCCGGTGGAGTATGTGGGCCTCGGGGAGGCATCCCTGGAGGTGTGGGAACGGATGGCCCGGGGGAACCTCGTGCTACCCGGGGCCGTGGTGGGTATGGTGGCGGGACTGATGGCGGAGCGGGGGCATGGGCGTATCGTCCTTTTCGGGGGTCCTGGAAGCGACGCGCTGAGGGGATATACCTCCATCGCTCCGTATGCGGCGGCGAAGGCAGGGCTCGGGGTGCTTGCGAAGTCGGTGGCCGTGGCCTACGGGAGTTCGAACGTGGCCTGCAATGTGATCTGTCCCGGTATCGTGTTCACGGAGTACACCTCGCGAGAGGAGCGGGAGCGCTGGCGTGAGGTGCCCGAGGCGCGTATCGCCTCGGCGGAAGAGGTGGTGGACCTCGTCCGTTATCTGGTGAAGATGCCCACTCCTCTTGTAAATGGGGCGGTGATTTCTGCCGATAAGGGACTTAGATTGTGATCGTTGGAGCGGATGCGGATTTGACAAACCATACATAGACTTATATTATGTAGGTATGGTCACATGAAGCAAAAAGCGAGGTTCGGGAATGGCAAATAACGACATCATCCCAGGATTCGACGAGGAGAAGGATGAAAGCCTCAAGATACGGCTTCAGAAGGTCGATTCGGTGCCTGGGTGTCTCATCCTGTTTCTTACGGGCTATATAGATACGTATAATTCGAACTTTTTCCAGAAGAAGGTCACGAGGGCGATCGAACAAGGATACATCCGTCTCATCTTCCACTGCGGCGGGCTCAACTATGTCTCCAGTACCGGTATAGGGTCGTTCACCGCTTTCCTCAAGGCCGTGAAGCCCAGGGGGGGGGACATCGTGCTCCTCGAAATCCAGCCGAAGGTGTACGAAGTCTTCCAGCTCCTCGGATTCTCTCAGTTCTTCACCATAAAGGACAATCTCGAAGAGGCGGTGGCCCACTTCTCCGAAGGGGGGCAGAAGGTACAGACCGAGATCTTCCCCAAGATCTTCAAGTGTCCCATCTGTTCGAAGAAGCTGAAGGCCACGCGTCCGGGTCGCTTTCGATGCTCGGAGTGTAAGACGATCCTCGCCATAGACAACAACGGCCAGGTCTTCCTGGGATAGGGAGGAAGGGTATGGGCTTCTTTCAGCGCCTCGTGAGGGCCGTGAAGGCTCAATTCAATGCCCTTCTCAAGCGTATCGAGGATCCCGAGAAGCTTCTCGATCAGCTCCTCCTCGACATGAACAAGCAGCTCCTCGAGGCGAAGCGCTCGGTTGCCCAGGCCCTCGCGGACGAGAAGAGGCTGGAGAAGAGGGTGTCCGAATACGCGGCTCAGGTCGAGGACTGGGAGCAGAAGGCCGTGACGGCCCTCAAGGCCGGCAGGGAGGATCTGGCGAAGCAGGCTCTGGTGAAGAAGGCCGAGCTTCTCGAGGTGCTCGAACAGTACAGGAAGAGCCATGAGGAGCAGCACGCCACGGTGGAGAAGCTGAAGGCCTCGCTCCGGGATCTCCAGGACAGGATAGAGGACGCGAGGAGGAAGAGAAACATCCTCATCGCACGAGCGAAACGGGTCCAGGCCCAGAAACGTCTGCAGGAGACCATAAAGGGACTCTCTGATACCTCCGCCTTTGCCGCGTTCGAGGAACTCGAGAAGAGAGTCGAGGAGTTGGAGGCCGAGGCCGAGGCCACCGAGGCCCTCGAGGCGGAAGACACGACCCTGTCGCTTGAGGAACAGATAAGGAAGCTCGAGAAACCGGAGGACAAGGCGGATGTCCTCCTCGAGGATCTCAAGAAACGCCTGGGGCTTCCGCATGATTCCTCGGGGTCGTGAGATACCCATCGGAGTATTCCTCCCCGACGCAGATGTGAGGTACTACTTCTGGCTGGACTACAAGGATTTTCCCCATCCCCAGAAGGAGGACATCGTCATACTGGAAGACGTCGTCGAAGAGGCGAAGTGCTGCCAGGTGGTCTCCCTTCCCTGGAAGGACTTTCTTTCCATATCTCTCGAGACCGGAGAGGGGGGACCGGTGTGGATCCCCTATGGTCCGGCCGACTACGTTGCCCAGGCGTTCGCCCTCGGGTGCGGGGACTACTTGAAGGAACCCTGGAGCGTCGGTGAGCTCCTGGTACGGGCCCGACGTTTTCTCCCCCAGCGGGTGGTGCTGCGAGGAAAGGTCTGTGAGTACCGCAATGGGGTCCTCAGGCGGGAGGGGAAGGAGGTTCGCCTCACTCCCGTGCAAGGGCAGCTCTTCTCCCTCCTGGTGCGGCACAGGGGGAAACCCCTCGGGAGGGAGGCGCTCTCCCATGCCGTGGGCATGAGAAACGGATCGTCCCGGGCCGTGGATATGCACGTCTCCCTGTTGAGGAAGAAACTGGCCGAACTCGATCTGGAGGGGGTGCTCGTTTCTGTGATCAGAAAGGGCTACATGCTGATCGACGAGGATCGATGAAGGAAACAGGCATGAGGGATTCTCTTTTCCTCCCTGTGTACTATGTGGGGTGGCTCCTCGTGATACTCCTTCTGGGAGTGGTTTCCTGGGGGATGGCCTCCTGGGGACTCGCCGACGGCGTGTATGTCACGGTGGATGGAAAGAGCACAGTGCTTCCTTTCTTCCTGAAGGCCCTGAGGGCCCTGGGCCCTTCGGCAGGAATACTGGCGCTCATCATAAGCCTCTCGAGGGTGTTCGTTCGTCCGGGCGTTCTCTTCCTCTCCATCCTGGAGCTCGCCCTGCTCATGACAGGATATCTCTACCTCTGGTACGCCTTCGTCGTTCCTCCCCTGGAGGAAGGGGTGGCCGCCCTGGAATGGCGCTACACCTCGCCGGTCTCTTCGCAGGCACTCGTGAGGACGGCGGAGGATCGGTACCTCTTCGTGTATGCCTCGGGAAGGTTCGATGCCGGGGTCGTGGATGTCTGGTTCGAACGCGAGCCGGTCGTCCGCCTCTTCCCGGAAGGGTGGTTCGACGAGGAGACCGGACGGTATGTCCTGGGAGAGAGGGAATCGATCGACCTTTCCCGGGGCTACGACGCCGCGGTCCTCGCCCCGATTCCCGGCTGGGCTTCCGTGTGGGAAGAGGTGACGCTGGCCTTGGAAGGGGTGTGGGACCAGGCCTTTTCCATGGGGGCGCCTCGGTCTCTTCTCTTCCTCGGCTCATGGTTTCTCTTTTCGATCGGGATGTGGACCTGGGTGAGATTCACCCGCTGGCCTTTCTTCAACACGATCCTCGCCGTCGGTATGGGTATGGCCCCCGGGCTCTTCATGTGGGGGGTGAAGCGCTTCACCGAAGAGCCGCTCTTCGTCGAAGTCGCGTCCCGGATTCCCGTGTCCTTTGACTACGTGGTTCTCGCCATCCCCGCCTTCATCGGAGTATGCGGCCTCCTCTTCCTCCTCTTCCTCCTGCCCTATGCACGCCTCCGGGAGGAGGTGGCATGGTGAGTCCCGTAGGGCGTATCGTGAGGGGGCTCTTCGTCTGCTATCTGGTCTCTTTCGTCCTCGTGATGGGATGGGCCTATGTCATGGGGAAGGCGGAGGCTCCTGTGCACCCCCTGCTCGCCGCTTCGTGGCGGTTGTATGAGGGTGTCGCCGACTGGCTGGGAGGTTTCCTCTTCTTTCATCTCCTCTCGGTGGTCCTGGTGGTGGGTTTTTTCTCTTCCCGATACCTGCTCGTCCAGCAGGATGTGAGGGATCGCTTCAGGATCCTCCAGGGTCTCCTCGTCTTCGTGGTGGTGGAGGCGGGGGCCTATCTCCTCCTCCAGGAGGGGGTCAAGCCGCTCGTGATACGGAATGCACGCCACCTGGAGTACAGGACCCGGCTCGCCGAGGAGTTTCTCGAGGTCTACGAGCGTGCGAAGGAGCGGGGGGACGGGGCGACGATGTTGCAGGCGCTCAGGAGTTACACGAGGCTGATCCCCTCGGATGAGTCGTACCGGGAGGAGCTTCGTACCCTGGAGCGGGAACGGCCCACGGTGGAGGAGGCGGGGGAGGAGGAGGGGTTCCCGGCCGTACCGCACAACCTCTCGGCGGGGGAGGCCCTTCGTCTGGCGGAAGAGGCCTTCCAGAAGGAGGACGCGTATACGGCGTACTACTATGCGCGGCTCGCCCATGCGATCGAGCCGTCCCTGGTGGAGGCGAGAAGGCTCCAGGCGAAGGCGTGGGATGCCATACTGCGTGAGGAGGAGACAGCCTCCTCACGGAAGGACAAGGACTTCTTCGCCGCCAAGCGGCAGGCGTACGAGCGTCTCATGGAAGGAGACTATCTCGGCGCCTACTATGCCTTCATGCGGCTCAGGGAGGAACGGCCCCGTGACGCCGATGTGGTGCGGTACTACGAGGAGGCCAGGGAGCAGGTGGAATCCTACGCCTTTTATTACGAGGAGATAGCGAATCTGTCCGACGTGGGGGGGATTCCCCGTGTCTTCTTCGCGAGGAGGGGGGACGACAGGGTCGACTTCTTCTATCTCGAGAGGGTGATCCGGGTGGCCGAGGGGACCTACGGCTTCGGGGTGGAGGTGACCGGTGTGGGACGGGAGGGTAGCCTGGTCTACCGGCTCCGGGCGCCCTACGCAAAGATCGAGCGGGGTATCCTCGTGCTCCACTGTGTGGGGCGGAGCGACCGGTCGGTGCGCTTCCTTCCCGAGAGGGAGGGCGAGGTCCCGTACGACCCCGCGTTCCTGGTGCCGGTGGGGCTCGATGTGGATCAGCTCCTGCTCCTGGGCGGCACAGGGTGGGAGGGGAGGACGCTGTCCGAACTCTTCCAGCTCGTGTGGCTTCCCGATCGGGTGCTCCTTCCCCGAGGGGAGATCACGACCCTCATCTATATACGGATATACAGGGCGGTGCTCTTTCTGATAGGATCGTTTCTCGTGCTCGCCCTCGCGTGGAGGGGACGCTACAGGGCTGCGAGGCGATCGTGGGGGTTGCTCGTGGTGGGGGGACCTCTCGTGGCTGCGGCGGTGTGGTGGGGGGCGGATATGATGGACAAGGGGGGCGCCCGTCTCATTGCGGCGGCCATGGCGCTGGGTGGGAGCGGGGCGGCGGTCGCCGTCCTCGTGGTGGGGAGCGCCGTGCTCCTGGGTCTCAGCCTCCTCCTCCTGGTGAGGGCGATGCGTTGACAAGGTGTACCGACAGAGGGAGGACGAAGCGACATGAGGTTTCTGGTGACGGGGAGTGCCGGTTTCGTGGGATTCCATCTCGTGGATTTCCTCCTGCGGAAGGGACACGAGGTGGTGGGGATCGACAACCTCTCCCCCTATTATGACGTGGGGCTCAAGAAGGCGCGTCTTGCGGAGCACGGGATCGTGGTGGGCGAACGAGGGGAAGGGATGCGCTCGAGGATCTGGGAGGGCTACATCTTCTACTTCGAGGACGTTCGGGACAGGGTCTTCCTGGAGACCCTCCTCCGGCGTCACGGGGTGGAACGTGTCATCCACCTCGCGGCCCAGGCGGGGGTCCGCTATTCCCTCACCCATCCGGAGGTCTACCTGCAGAGCAACATCGAGGGGTTTTGGGCCGTGCTCGAGGCTTCGAGGCGCTGCGGAGTGGAGAGACTGGTGTACGCCAGTACGTCGAGCGTCTACGGGCTCAACGAGAAGGTCCCGTTCTCCGAGCGGGATGGGGTCGATCATCCGGTGAGCTTGTACGCGGCCACCAAACGCTCGAACGAGCTCTTTGCGCACGTCTACAGCCACATCTACGGCCTTCCCACCATAGGGCTCAGGTTCTTCACCGTCTATGGTCCCTGGGGACGTCCCGACATGGCGTACTTCTCTTTCACCGAGCGCATCCTCAAAGGCGAGCCCATAGAGGTCTTCAACCACGGTCATATGGAGCGGGACTTCACGTATGTGGAAGACGTGGTGGAGGGGGTCGCGCGGGTGGCGGAGCATCCTCTCCCCGAGAGGCGGGACTGGGATCCGGGTGATCCCCGGCCCGACAGATCGTCGGCTCCCTTCTGGGTCTACAATATAGGCCACGGTTCGCCCGTGGGCCTCATGGACTTCATCAGAGCCATCGAGGAGGCGCTGGGTCGGGAGGCCAGGATCGTCTATCGCGAGATG from Spirochaeta thermophila DSM 6192 includes these protein-coding regions:
- a CDS encoding WecB/TagA/CpsF family glycosyltransferase; the encoded protein is MTAATNIPWKKRIRILGIPVDRVEDADLERVFHHFLLDGRLHHIVFARRSDCMRARRSKRKRRILEEASLVLPLDRSLVWAARRLHQEAPVRYLPFSFIVRLLRFLEEKGERVYLLGESPQDILTIERNIRETFPGLRVVGRYHGNFPKEVEETILTAVKKATPALILIGSGIRGGDEWVSQHRAELPPAMVIVHPETMQVFAGRRKRVAPEEFYGRIPPLKGFILNPLRILKVFYYLWFALLVMVYKVFGLNKSRDD
- a CDS encoding sigma-54-dependent transcriptional regulator gives rise to the protein MKGGSEDFFRLLLPEDVSMVLVDEAAVKVRLGDERPDAVILVHGAGDEWQGVARTLGDVFPHIPLILCSPDPSPHTVVRGMDLGAVDYLPFPPERDALHRALQRALRCKGYSSPAVEDRSPLERLVGKSESIVKIREYISVVARVKETVLIQGPTGTGKELVARILHDLSPRREMPFVAVNCGALPPSLIEAELFGTEEGAYTDARRRPGLFEQADGGTLFLDEVGELPADLQVKFLRVLEEGSVVRVGGHRSIRVDVRVVCATHRDLAGEVKRGRFRADLFYRINVLKISIPPLTDRKEDIPLLASYFTRMLADQYGCPARISSGAMDRLLSYDWPGNVRELKNVLTRAVLEARFRGLEMITPDLVRFE
- a CDS encoding S41 family peptidase; protein product: MKKGDVRLRGIWWGGFLLLFGFLMSLVWADGLFALDRSTDQLLSLFESVFSYVQDHYVEEPDPEVLLEGALEGLFESLDDPYSEYLSEEELRDLSDTTRGEFGGIGLYIAKETANGGDAGYVDVVAPIEGTPAYRAGILAGDKIIGIEGESTMDLSIDEVLSRLRGEPGTQVTITIKRGGDYVFDVTLTRAIIEVPTVRYEFLPEHKVGILRIIQFTPHTPEKVEEAISAFKARGYRGLLIDVRSNPGGLLDSVLEITDFFFREGIMLREEGRTSEATRTYYATGDLLVDEDIPVVVLVNRGTASAAEILSGVLKDRGRGTLVGETTYGKGSVQQVQLLPRGGFRLTVARYYTPSGVVIDRHGIEPDVKVEEETFTEEQTALYGELLSSGRITEFVVSHDVAPSEEAIGSFISRLVAERPEYDPDILRRLIHAEVVRRSTHPPLYDPDYDRVMEEGMRILLGLMGGET
- a CDS encoding secondary thiamine-phosphate synthase enzyme YjbQ, with product MERISVRTGERVQVVLITREVQEIVARSGVEEGICVVYSPHTTAGITINEAADPSVIRDFLMETGKIVPFQDGYAHAEGNSAAHIKTSLVGPSVTIPVEGGTLALGTWQGIYFCEFDGPRTRKVFVQIIGR
- a CDS encoding SDR family oxidoreductase; the protein is MRKDRKELGGKRALVVGGSGGIGRGVSLMLAEEGASLVVHGGHDEARLEETRALCARTAEEVDGFLCPFDQGDVFLKEVASRLPFDIVVWCAGPVEYVGLGEASLEVWERMARGNLVLPGAVVGMVAGLMAERGHGRIVLFGGPGSDALRGYTSIAPYAAAKAGLGVLAKSVAVAYGSSNVACNVICPGIVFTEYTSREERERWREVPEARIASAEEVVDLVRYLVKMPTPLVNGAVISADKGLRL
- a CDS encoding P-loop NTPase, yielding MHIFPIASGKGGVGKSLIATNLAIALAQAGKEVVLVDLDLGGSNLHLMLGIPAPRGIGSFLTTPGLSFQDIVGPTQYERLRFVPGDAEIPGVANLTAGQKKKLLSHLRKLHADYLIIDLGAGTHINTLDFFLMSNNGIIVTTPTPTATVNAYLFLKNVIFRLLYLSCKRGSEGYQYLKRLEKEGKAFQELYLPKLAELIKEVDPESYEQFTRSLSSFHPRLILNMLEQPQDTVRAQRLRRSCQQYLGIDIEHLGIIYRDDLQDIALSSKLPILVYKPDSVLSQAVYRIADKLLQIGEEETSLLDIEEIDESFQEADVEAQIDFENKMEYVEELLHTGTLTMGDLVETVKMQQMEINRLRKENQFLKAQLVKAIQNGFLPETRGK
- a CDS encoding STAS domain-containing protein; the protein is MANNDIIPGFDEEKDESLKIRLQKVDSVPGCLILFLTGYIDTYNSNFFQKKVTRAIEQGYIRLIFHCGGLNYVSSTGIGSFTAFLKAVKPRGGDIVLLEIQPKVYEVFQLLGFSQFFTIKDNLEEAVAHFSEGGQKVQTEIFPKIFKCPICSKKLKATRPGRFRCSECKTILAIDNNGQVFLG